TTTCACTGACGCTATCGATTGACGAACAACTAGAGTTGTGCTACCGCTCAATCTATGTTGCTGAAGCAAACGATGCCTACGCTCGGATGTTTGAGTATGAGAAAGTGGAAGATATGCTCGGGTTAACGCTGAACGATTTACACGATCGCCACTCAGAAGTAACTCAAGCAACAATGCGTGATTGGATTGAGAACCAGTACGCTTGCCGCAGCATTGAAACAGTAGAATTCGATCGCCACGGACGCCAGCGTTACTTTCTCAATAGTGCGGCAAGTACGATTGAGAACGAGTGCGTAGTGGGTACTTGGGTGAGCCAAATTGATATTACCCAACTGCGCGAAACACAGCAAGCTTTACTCGCAGCAGAACAAGCACGATCGCAAGAACTCGAACGCCACAATGCCCAATTGCAACAAACACTCGCTCGCCTCTCGGAATCCGAAGAACGCTATCGCACCCTGTTTGAACTCAGCAGTGAAGGGATTGTGCGCTTTGGGTACTCTCAGCCGATTCCTATTACTCTATCCGTAGACGAACAGTTAGACCTGTGCTATCAGTCAGTTTACATGGCTGAGGCAAACAAAGCATTTGCAGCTATGTATGGGTATGAAAAAACAGAAGATTTAATTGGGGTTAAGTTGAGCGAGCTGCACGATTGCAACTCAGAGTTGACACAGGCAGCAATGCGTGCATACGTAGAAAATGGGCATTCAGCTCTACGAGCTGAAACGGTAGAAATCGATCGCTATGGACATCAGCGTAACTTCCTCTGTAGTGCTGCAAGTACGATCGTTCAGGGGTGTGTAGTGTGTACGTGGGTGAGCCAAGTCGATATTACACAGTTACGCGAAACACAGCAAGCTTTACTAGAAGCAGAACAAGCGCGAGTTGCAGAACTAGCTAAGGCAAATGAAGCATTAGGCAATGCCATTGCTGGACTGGCACGCTTAGATAATCTCGACTCTTTTCTAGCAGAAATGCTTAAGGTATCCCTGGAAGTATCGGGAGCGCACAGTGGTGCAATTGACTTGATTGAGGGAGATTTTGTGCGCCACGCCGTCCTGTTTGACAAAGCGGGGTGGGTATCCCCAGAAACTCAAGCGCAGCGCGGCACGCTGTTATCGCCATTCTCACCTCAATTGCGCCTCCTGGCTCAACGTATCCTGGAATCAGAGTCTGCCTGGGCAGTCCTGCCCGACGATCCGCTTCATTCTCTAAGTTTTCAAGCATTCCATCGCGAACAAGGCAATCGCGCCATCCGCCTCGTGCCGATGCGAATTAGCGATCGGCTACTGGGCTGGCTGGGACTTGGCTTTGCACAGGAAGAGCCACCACTAGGAAGAAGCTTCGCACTGCTGCGTGTATTAGCCGAGCAAATGACGATGGCAGTGGAGATGCTACGACTAGCAGAAGAAGCGAAACAGGCAGCGATCGCCAAGGAACGAGAGAAAGCAGCACAGGAACGGGCAGCAGAACTAGCTCGTTCTAATGAGGCCTTGCAGCAAACAATCGATACCCTCGGTTCTTTGAGCAGTTTCGACGAATTCATCCCCGCAGTGTTGAAGATTGTGGCACAAACCTTTAATGCGACCGATTGTGGTTACTATGAACATAGTCAAGACGAGATCGTTTACCTGCGCTATTGGTTCAGTCAAGGAACAGTATTGAACCCAACCCAACTGCAACTGCTCGATCCACAACAACATCCTTTACTACTTCGGCTTATCAATGGCTTCACAGTACCACTAGAGCATTTGCAGGGTACAACCGTCCACAATCGTACTCGTTCGGTAATCATCGATCACACAATTGCCAATACAGTACCCGAATTTCATACTTTTGCAGTTTCTCAAGGTTGGGAATTGGAACTCAACCAACCGCTCCTGGTCGATGGCAAAGCGGATGGGGCGCTGATCGTCTATCGCACGCTAAACCAGCCCTTTACAGAGACAGAGATCTTGCTGGCTGAAGCCCTCGCCAAGCAACTTGCTCTGGCAGTGCAAGCTAGCCGATTATCTAACCAAGTCCGCGATCGCGCTGTGGAAATGGCGATCGCCAAGGAACAAGAACTCGCTGCTCAAGAACGGGCAGCAGAATTGGCAAAAGCTAATATTGCCTTGCGAGAAACGCTTGCCAAGTTAGCTGCAACTCAGGACGTGAGAGAATTTTTGAATGCAACCCTGCAAGAAATTTGCCAACAGTCGGGTGCTTGTGCAGCTCATCTATTTCACTACGAGTCCACCACCAACAAACTTCAACAGCTTGCCTGTGTCCGGGATGGAGTGCTGTACCCTCACGGACACCCTGACGATCCAGCTAGTTTTCAGGCAGGTTTTTTGGCTGATATCACGCCTGCATTTCAAGTTTTAGTTGAGCAACGTCGCTTGTTTTGGCAAACTGCAGACAAGCCAGATGAATACACCTGGACAGATACGATTGCTTGGCATCAGAAGATGGGTCATCTTGCTCATGCTGGTCAAGCACTGGTGGCAGGCAATCGCCCCGTCGGATTTCTAGGCTTAGCCTTCCGCGATCGCACGACCCTAACACTGGGGCAAACGGAGTTGATCCACGCACTTAACCATCAAATGGCTTTAGCGTTAGCACTAACACGACTAGCAGAAGAAGCAAAACTTGCGGCGATTGCTAATGAACAAGAAAAAGCGGCGCGCGAACAGGTAGCAGAATTAGCGAAAGCCAATGATGCTCTACGGCGCTCCGTCAGGCACCTCACTACGACAGATAACTTGTACCGTTTCCTGATTGCGACACTGCAAGAAGCAATTTGGGCAAGTGATGCAGCATCAGGCGCTATCTTTGTTTACCAGCCTGCTAGCCATACCCTACAGGCAACTGCTATCGTGATGAATGGGGAAGTGATTGACATTGCAACTGACCCGCGTGTCGAGCTGTGGCGTTCTCCGATTCCGGTAGACCTCACCCCATTTTGGCAGCAGCTTCAAAACCAAGAGATTGTTTGGACTGACCTAGAGCAGGCATCCTCACAATTCCATTGGCAATTCTCAATTGCATGGCATCAGCAGCAGGGACACAGAACAATTCCGATGGTTCCAATGACAATTGGCGAACAAGTTTTGGGGTTTGTAGGGCTTGCCTTCACCGCTAAACAGAAACCAACTGGATTTCGCTTTGAACAGTGCCGCACGTTTGCTCACCACGCAGCCCTAGCTTTGCAAACGGCAGACTTGATGCAGCAAGCCAAACAAACTACTCTACTCGAAGAACGCAACCGCATGGCAGGTGAAATTCACGATACCCTTGCTCAAGCCTTCACGGGTATCATCGTGCAGCTAGAAGCCACTGGACGCAAACTCGCAACCGCGCAATTGAGTTCTGCCCAAAATCACATTACTCGTGCCCGTGACCTTGCTGCCACAGGACTTGCCGAAGCACGGCGCTCGGTGCGGGCACTACGTCCAGAAGCGCTAGAATCAGGAGATCTTCCAACTGCTCTAAGTCGTTTAGCGCAGCAGATGACCAGCGGCACTTCCACCCAAGCTGTAGTGCAAGTCATAGGCACGCCTTGCAGCTTGCCGCTCGAAATTGAAACAAACCTGCTCCGGATTGGGCAGGAAGGACTCAGCAATGCCCTACGCCACGCCCAAGCACAAACTGTGACGATTCAACTGCGGTTTGACGCTACCCAAGTGCAGTTGTCGCTCGCGGATGATGGCAGAGGATTCGACCGGCGCTCGCACTCGTTCGCGGCTGGATTTGGTTTAGTCGGAATGCAGGAGCGCTCGGAGCAGATTGGCGGTCAGTTCAGCCTGACGAGCCGCATCGGGCAGGGAACCGAAGTGGTTGTGATTGTACCTCTTTGCCAGAATAGATAAAAATTGACAAGGATGAGGCAGATAGTGTCGAGCGCTCCAGATAATTTATCCAACCCAAACTACCCCTCCCGGATCTCGCTCTTGATTGCCGAAGACCACGCAGTTGTGCGTGAAGGCTTCGCTGCCATCCTCAACGATGAACCGGATCTGCACGTCGTTGCCGAAGCTACTAACGGACAAATTGCCGTTCAACTGTACGAGCAGCATCAGCCGGACGTGGTGCTAATGGATTTACGAATGCCGCAACTTGATGGCGTAAATGCGATCGCCCAGATTCGCTCGCGCTATCCGACTGCCCGGATCATCATCCTTACTACCTACGACGGCGATGAAGATATTTATCGCGGCTTGCAAGCAGGCGCCAGCGGCTATTTGCTTAAAGATGCTACAGCAGATAACTTAATTCAGGCGATTCATCAAGTGCATCAAGGAGATAACTATATCCCACCTGCAATCGCCAAAAAGCTAGCAGAACGCATCAAGTTTATTGAGTTGACCGAGCGCGAATTGGAAGTACTGCAATTGCTGGTTGTCGGTCAGAGTAATGCTGAAATTGGTGCAAGTTTAAGTATTGCCGAGCGTACTGTCAAATTTCACACTAACAATATTTTCACCAAACTAGGTGTCAGCGATCGCACTCAAGCAGTCTTACTGGCTCTCAAGCGCGGGCTAGCACGACTCGAAACCAGATCTTAAGTACAGGAAAAAGGCTGAATTTCTGGTCAGTGACAAGTATTAATAGGCTTCGTAGGATAAGGGGAATCTCAACTCAGGCAACCCCCACTGATGAATTTGCCCGCTTCTAGCTTTGCTGCGCTCCTGCCACTGAATGACGGCGACCATCTATGC
The DNA window shown above is from Chroococcidiopsis sp. SAG 2025 and carries:
- a CDS encoding PAS domain S-box protein; the protein is MLERITQLQQENERLQAELTQLRQERDRLQAELAPLGEAEKRYRTLFELSSEGIVRFGYSQPISLTLSIDEQLELCYRSIYVAEANDAYARMFEYEKVEDMLGLTLNDLHDRHSEVTQATMRDWIENQYACRSIETVEFDRHGRQRYFLNSAASTIENECVVGTWVSQIDITQLRETQQALLAAEQARSQELERHNAQLQQTLARLSESEERYRTLFELSSEGIVRFGYSQPIPITLSVDEQLDLCYQSVYMAEANKAFAAMYGYEKTEDLIGVKLSELHDCNSELTQAAMRAYVENGHSALRAETVEIDRYGHQRNFLCSAASTIVQGCVVCTWVSQVDITQLRETQQALLEAEQARVAELAKANEALGNAIAGLARLDNLDSFLAEMLKVSLEVSGAHSGAIDLIEGDFVRHAVLFDKAGWVSPETQAQRGTLLSPFSPQLRLLAQRILESESAWAVLPDDPLHSLSFQAFHREQGNRAIRLVPMRISDRLLGWLGLGFAQEEPPLGRSFALLRVLAEQMTMAVEMLRLAEEAKQAAIAKEREKAAQERAAELARSNEALQQTIDTLGSLSSFDEFIPAVLKIVAQTFNATDCGYYEHSQDEIVYLRYWFSQGTVLNPTQLQLLDPQQHPLLLRLINGFTVPLEHLQGTTVHNRTRSVIIDHTIANTVPEFHTFAVSQGWELELNQPLLVDGKADGALIVYRTLNQPFTETEILLAEALAKQLALAVQASRLSNQVRDRAVEMAIAKEQELAAQERAAELAKANIALRETLAKLAATQDVREFLNATLQEICQQSGACAAHLFHYESTTNKLQQLACVRDGVLYPHGHPDDPASFQAGFLADITPAFQVLVEQRRLFWQTADKPDEYTWTDTIAWHQKMGHLAHAGQALVAGNRPVGFLGLAFRDRTTLTLGQTELIHALNHQMALALALTRLAEEAKLAAIANEQEKAAREQVAELAKANDALRRSVRHLTTTDNLYRFLIATLQEAIWASDAASGAIFVYQPASHTLQATAIVMNGEVIDIATDPRVELWRSPIPVDLTPFWQQLQNQEIVWTDLEQASSQFHWQFSIAWHQQQGHRTIPMVPMTIGEQVLGFVGLAFTAKQKPTGFRFEQCRTFAHHAALALQTADLMQQAKQTTLLEERNRMAGEIHDTLAQAFTGIIVQLEATGRKLATAQLSSAQNHITRARDLAATGLAEARRSVRALRPEALESGDLPTALSRLAQQMTSGTSTQAVVQVIGTPCSLPLEIETNLLRIGQEGLSNALRHAQAQTVTIQLRFDATQVQLSLADDGRGFDRRSHSFAAGFGLVGMQERSEQIGGQFSLTSRIGQGTEVVVIVPLCQNR
- a CDS encoding response regulator transcription factor: MSSAPDNLSNPNYPSRISLLIAEDHAVVREGFAAILNDEPDLHVVAEATNGQIAVQLYEQHQPDVVLMDLRMPQLDGVNAIAQIRSRYPTARIIILTTYDGDEDIYRGLQAGASGYLLKDATADNLIQAIHQVHQGDNYIPPAIAKKLAERIKFIELTERELEVLQLLVVGQSNAEIGASLSIAERTVKFHTNNIFTKLGVSDRTQAVLLALKRGLARLETRS